A window from Citrobacter amalonaticus encodes these proteins:
- a CDS encoding MFS transporter yields the protein MTTTTEDSVYRKVTRRLIPFLILCYFFAYLDRVNVGFAKLHMQDALNFSDTVYGLGAGIFFIGYFLFELPSNLLMQRFGPRFWIARIMATWAILSAGMIFVTTPTQFYVLRFLLGVAEAGFFPGIVFYLTLWFPSWRSARTLGLFILVTPLSTIIGSPLSGLILKLFEGVDGLHNWQWLFLVEAIPSFVLAFVVLRYLDNDVKSAKWLSHAEKQVILTDLARDANNREQASAGKANSTLSAMFRNGYVWLLALIFFSFNIGYYGINFWLPSIIKSSGISDDLHIGLLAALPYVFGAAFMVWNSRHSDLKQERRWHIAIPALIGCVGLALSAYCSGSTFWMMAWICLAMSGTLALIPTYISLPGAMLSGTAAAAGIALVNSVGNLAGFFGPTVLGWLKDTTGSTDGGLYILAGFLLLVVPLILLLPARLANPKRQPRPEQFNGRCDVSQHTN from the coding sequence ATGACAACGACTACTGAAGACAGCGTTTACCGCAAAGTTACGCGCAGACTGATCCCGTTTTTGATCCTCTGCTATTTCTTTGCCTATCTCGACCGCGTCAACGTTGGGTTCGCCAAACTGCACATGCAGGATGCGCTGAATTTCAGCGATACGGTGTATGGACTTGGCGCGGGTATCTTCTTTATCGGCTACTTTCTGTTTGAGTTACCCAGCAACCTCCTGATGCAGCGCTTTGGCCCGCGCTTCTGGATAGCCCGTATTATGGCCACGTGGGCTATCCTTTCCGCCGGGATGATCTTCGTCACCACGCCAACACAGTTTTACGTGCTGCGTTTCCTGCTCGGTGTGGCGGAAGCGGGCTTCTTCCCGGGGATCGTGTTCTATTTGACGCTGTGGTTCCCGTCATGGCGCTCGGCACGCACGCTGGGGCTGTTTATTCTGGTTACACCGCTGTCGACGATTATTGGCAGTCCGCTTTCCGGCCTTATCCTGAAACTGTTTGAAGGTGTGGACGGCCTGCATAACTGGCAGTGGCTGTTCCTGGTCGAAGCCATCCCTTCATTTGTGCTGGCCTTCGTGGTGCTGCGCTATCTCGACAACGATGTGAAGTCCGCCAAATGGCTGAGCCATGCTGAAAAGCAGGTCATTCTCACCGACCTGGCGCGCGATGCCAACAATCGGGAGCAGGCCAGCGCGGGTAAAGCCAACAGTACGTTAAGCGCCATGTTCCGCAACGGCTATGTCTGGCTGCTGGCGCTGATTTTCTTCAGCTTCAACATTGGCTATTACGGCATCAACTTCTGGCTGCCGTCGATCATCAAAAGTTCCGGCATCAGCGATGACCTGCACATTGGGCTGTTGGCGGCGCTGCCCTACGTATTTGGCGCGGCATTTATGGTGTGGAACAGCCGCCACTCCGATCTTAAACAGGAACGCCGCTGGCACATCGCCATTCCAGCATTGATCGGCTGCGTGGGTCTGGCGCTCAGCGCCTATTGCAGCGGTTCCACCTTCTGGATGATGGCGTGGATCTGTCTTGCCATGTCCGGGACGCTTGCGCTTATCCCAACCTATATCAGCCTGCCGGGCGCGATGCTTTCCGGAACGGCCGCCGCCGCAGGGATTGCACTGGTGAACTCTGTCGGTAACCTCGCCGGATTCTTTGGTCCTACAGTGCTGGGCTGGCTGAAAGACACTACCGGCAGCACCGATGGCGGGCTGTACATTCTTGCCGGTTTCCTGCTACTCGTCGTGCCGCTGATCCTGCTGTTACCCGCCCGGCTTGCCAACCCAAAACGTCAGCCGCGCCCTGAACAATTCAATGGGCGGTGCGACGTTTCCCAACACACCAATTAA
- a CDS encoding sugar porter family MFS transporter, which translates to MTTSSSLNRQALIVCFLAALAGLLFGLDMGVIAGALPFLAQEFQLSSHQQEIVVSIMMFGAALGALGSGPMSSALGRRKSLLLGALLFIIGSVGCAFSASMEVLAISRFILGLAVGVASFTAPLYLSEIAAENIRGSMISLYQLMITIGILAAFISDTLLSGGGHWRWMLGVITFPAIILFIGVLTLPESPRWLAMKDKHALAEKVLCLLRNSQREARDELDQIRESVKMKQRGWQLFRNNRHFRRSTGLGILLQFMQQFTGMTVIMYYAPKIFEIAGFATVHEQMWGTVIAGLTNVLATFIAIGLVDRWGRKPILKLGYAVMAICMGILGYMFYSGIAGLTEQYVAVAVLLIFITGFAMSAGPLIWVLCSEIQPLAGRDFGVTCSTMANWIANMIIGATFLTLIDTIGSPNTFWLYGVLNVICIGLTILFVPETKNISLEHIERNLMSGAALRDIGQRDIPQPENRPAVN; encoded by the coding sequence ATGACGACATCTTCTTCTCTCAACCGGCAGGCACTTATCGTCTGCTTCCTGGCGGCCCTGGCAGGACTGCTGTTTGGTCTGGATATGGGCGTTATCGCGGGCGCGCTGCCGTTTCTCGCCCAGGAATTTCAGCTCAGCAGCCACCAACAGGAAATCGTGGTCAGCATCATGATGTTCGGTGCGGCACTCGGCGCGCTGGGCAGCGGCCCGATGTCCTCTGCGCTCGGTCGTCGTAAAAGCCTGCTGCTCGGCGCATTGCTGTTTATTATCGGCTCCGTCGGCTGCGCGTTTTCAGCCAGCATGGAAGTGCTTGCCATTTCTCGCTTTATTCTTGGGCTGGCGGTGGGCGTTGCCTCTTTCACCGCGCCGCTGTACCTGTCTGAAATCGCAGCGGAAAACATCCGCGGCAGCATGATTTCTCTTTATCAACTGATGATCACCATCGGCATTCTGGCCGCCTTTATTTCCGACACTCTGTTAAGTGGAGGCGGTCACTGGCGCTGGATGCTTGGCGTGATCACCTTCCCGGCGATCATTTTGTTTATTGGCGTGCTGACGTTACCGGAAAGTCCTCGCTGGCTGGCGATGAAAGACAAGCACGCGCTGGCGGAAAAAGTGCTATGTCTGCTGCGTAACAGCCAACGCGAGGCCAGAGATGAACTGGATCAGATTCGGGAAAGCGTGAAGATGAAACAGCGCGGCTGGCAGTTATTTCGCAATAACCGCCATTTCCGTCGCTCAACCGGCCTGGGAATTCTGCTGCAGTTTATGCAGCAGTTCACCGGCATGACCGTCATCATGTACTACGCGCCAAAGATTTTTGAGATTGCCGGTTTCGCTACCGTTCATGAGCAAATGTGGGGCACGGTGATCGCCGGATTGACCAACGTTTTAGCCACGTTTATCGCCATTGGTCTGGTGGATCGCTGGGGTCGCAAGCCAATACTGAAACTGGGTTATGCCGTGATGGCGATATGCATGGGGATCCTCGGTTATATGTTCTACAGCGGGATCGCTGGCCTGACTGAACAATATGTCGCCGTTGCCGTACTGCTGATCTTTATCACCGGTTTTGCGATGAGCGCAGGCCCGCTGATCTGGGTGTTGTGCTCGGAGATCCAACCGCTTGCCGGACGTGATTTCGGCGTCACCTGTTCCACCATGGCGAACTGGATCGCCAACATGATCATCGGCGCAACGTTCCTGACGCTTATCGACACTATCGGCAGCCCAAATACCTTCTGGCTGTATGGCGTGCTCAACGTTATCTGTATCGGCCTGACCATTCTGTTTGTCCCTGAAACCAAAAATATCTCTCTGGAACATATCGAACGCAATCTGATGAGCGGCGCTGCACTTCGCGATATCGGACAGCGTGACATCCCTCAGCCTGAAAACCGCCCGGCGGTTAACTAA
- a CDS encoding SMP-30/gluconolactonase/LRE family protein: MNRLLADNLRCVSDYRAQLGETPIWCDRSASLLWVDILAGKLLRYWPQAQRTEIHEMPVFTSAVLLTTLQDVFIAVSQSGIWCYDYVNLAKTLLSPWPETEKGKRPNEATIAPDGSLWFSTMDPKAIETSGTWYRLDAAGGEAKKMLGAQQVPNTLRWYDDYVWFADSLRHQIHCAKETANALTIQQTYCVPGIPDGSALTTDGLLINARWGSSLLAVAALKQTTMTPLYDLPLPVCQPSSCTFGGPELSDLFITSARDGMPNPGRFDGAVIRIKTPYTGMPERRFRL; the protein is encoded by the coding sequence ATGAACCGCTTGCTGGCAGACAACCTGCGTTGTGTTAGCGACTACCGGGCACAGCTTGGCGAAACGCCGATCTGGTGCGATCGCAGCGCTTCTCTGTTGTGGGTCGACATTCTGGCGGGAAAACTGCTGCGCTACTGGCCGCAGGCTCAACGTACTGAAATACACGAGATGCCCGTGTTTACCAGCGCCGTGCTGTTAACCACGCTTCAGGACGTGTTCATTGCGGTAAGTCAAAGCGGGATCTGGTGTTATGACTACGTAAACCTCGCTAAAACATTACTTTCCCCATGGCCAGAAACGGAAAAAGGGAAGCGTCCCAATGAAGCGACGATAGCGCCAGACGGATCGCTGTGGTTCAGCACGATGGATCCAAAGGCGATAGAGACCTCTGGCACGTGGTATCGGCTGGATGCCGCGGGTGGTGAAGCGAAAAAGATGCTGGGCGCACAGCAGGTGCCCAACACGCTTCGATGGTATGACGACTATGTCTGGTTTGCTGATTCTCTTCGTCATCAAATTCATTGTGCAAAAGAAACGGCCAATGCACTGACCATCCAGCAGACCTACTGCGTTCCCGGCATTCCGGACGGTTCGGCGTTAACCACCGATGGCCTGTTGATAAACGCTCGCTGGGGATCGTCTTTGCTGGCCGTTGCTGCGTTGAAGCAAACCACCATGACGCCGCTCTATGACCTGCCGCTACCCGTTTGCCAACCCAGCAGTTGTACGTTTGGCGGTCCTGAACTTTCCGATCTTTTTATTACATCCGCACGCGACGGAATGCCCAATCCTGGTCGTTTCGACGGTGCAGTTATCCGTATAAAAACCCCCTACACAGGCATGCCTGAGCGCCGCTTCAGGCTCTGA
- a CDS encoding 2-dehydro-3-deoxy-6-phosphogalactonate aldolase — protein MTPEIFFEHWREEPLPLIAILRGITPKDAVSAAEILIEAGFRWLEVPLNSPSALESIQLMRQVAGDRARVGAGTVLTVQQVDEVAAAGGELIVSPNADAAVIQRTRHHNMVSLPGVITPTEAFAALHAGASALKFFPAEQFSPELLKAFRAVLPRNLACLPVGGIRPDTEQMQRYVQAGANGFGLGGALYQAGMPMDELTKRAGAYRQAWEQVQ, from the coding sequence ATGACCCCTGAGATTTTTTTTGAACACTGGCGAGAAGAACCGCTGCCGCTGATCGCGATTCTTCGCGGCATCACGCCAAAGGATGCGGTAAGCGCCGCAGAAATTCTGATTGAAGCGGGATTCCGCTGGCTGGAAGTCCCGCTGAACAGCCCATCGGCACTGGAGTCCATCCAATTGATGCGCCAGGTTGCGGGTGACCGCGCCAGAGTGGGCGCAGGCACCGTACTGACCGTGCAACAAGTGGATGAGGTGGCGGCGGCAGGCGGCGAGCTTATCGTCTCTCCGAATGCCGATGCCGCCGTCATCCAGCGTACTCGTCATCACAACATGGTGAGTTTGCCAGGTGTCATAACGCCGACAGAGGCCTTTGCCGCACTGCATGCAGGTGCCAGCGCGCTGAAGTTTTTCCCCGCAGAGCAGTTTTCGCCTGAATTACTGAAAGCCTTTCGCGCCGTTCTGCCCCGTAACCTGGCCTGCCTGCCCGTGGGCGGGATCCGTCCGGATACGGAGCAAATGCAGCGCTACGTGCAGGCCGGAGCCAACGGTTTCGGGCTGGGTGGTGCACTTTATCAGGCTGGAATGCCGATGGATGAGCTGACGAAACGCGCCGGCGCATACCGCCAGGCATGGGAGCAGGTGCAATAA
- a CDS encoding 2-dehydro-3-deoxygalactonokinase, with amino-acid sequence MKKHWIAVDWGTTNFRAFLLNEQQVIASVAQPCGLLTLSKDAFAATLHQHLAPWLTELGALPIVMAGMVGSQQGWQEVPYVAAPANAVKLRKNALPLSTPWGSPAWIVPGVSSASAYGLPDVMRGEEVQLLGLNALHPAHEHHAILPGTHSKHALLRKGEITHFSTLMTGELFSLLSQHSLLGRALPEQQDNSTAFVEGVLTANAGIPFNHLIFSARTRRLNGEIALSAVHSYLSGLLIGYELSTMSAEKESWVVGSPSLCERYLLAAQALDIPLRTADGDTCFLRGMAAFYAQLPETHA; translated from the coding sequence ATGAAAAAACACTGGATCGCCGTCGACTGGGGCACGACCAACTTTCGTGCATTTTTGCTCAATGAACAGCAGGTTATCGCATCTGTGGCACAGCCTTGCGGTCTGCTTACCCTGTCTAAAGACGCGTTTGCCGCTACGCTTCACCAGCATCTGGCTCCCTGGCTGACTGAGCTGGGTGCGTTACCCATCGTTATGGCGGGCATGGTCGGTTCACAGCAAGGGTGGCAGGAAGTACCGTATGTCGCCGCTCCGGCGAATGCCGTTAAGCTGCGGAAAAACGCGCTTCCCCTTTCTACGCCATGGGGAAGCCCAGCGTGGATTGTGCCCGGCGTTAGCTCGGCCAGTGCCTATGGCCTTCCCGATGTTATGCGCGGTGAAGAAGTCCAGCTGCTGGGGCTCAATGCCCTTCACCCGGCTCATGAGCATCACGCTATTTTGCCGGGGACTCACAGCAAGCACGCGCTGTTGCGGAAAGGTGAAATTACTCACTTCTCCACGCTGATGACGGGCGAACTCTTTTCACTGCTCAGCCAGCATTCATTGCTGGGTCGCGCGTTACCTGAACAGCAGGATAACAGCACCGCATTTGTGGAAGGCGTGTTGACCGCCAACGCGGGCATCCCCTTCAACCATCTCATTTTTTCTGCCCGTACCCGTCGTCTGAATGGCGAAATCGCACTCAGTGCGGTTCACAGCTATCTCTCAGGGTTGTTGATTGGCTATGAGCTTTCCACGATGTCAGCAGAAAAAGAGAGCTGGGTTGTTGGCTCACCTTCCCTTTGCGAGCGCTATCTGCTCGCCGCACAGGCCCTGGACATCCCTTTACGCACTGCCGATGGCGATACCTGCTTCCTGCGGGGAATGGCCGCCTTTTATGCACAGCTTCCGGAGACACACGCATGA
- a CDS encoding FadR/GntR family transcriptional regulator: MKVVQTSLSESVTQHLAGRILRGELAAGSALPGENELATEYNVSRTSLRNALATLAAKGLISIQAKKRSTVNARDQWSLLDIDVLNWLATGKVDAELVEQLMVTRLMFEPNVATLAALNANGHDLAAMEDALTLMRSGQLEAEKAKFEAGDVAFHQALLRATHNPFLLALGNALSAAMVLSFRQTLEEDLHETKTAVDEHFQLFEAIRLRQADDARAFMRSILLHAAGKSIWQDRPACVDHLL, from the coding sequence ATGAAAGTCGTGCAGACCAGTCTCTCCGAATCTGTTACTCAGCATCTTGCCGGGCGCATTCTGCGCGGCGAACTGGCAGCAGGCAGCGCGCTACCTGGCGAAAATGAACTGGCGACAGAGTACAACGTCTCGCGTACCTCGCTGCGCAATGCCCTGGCGACACTCGCCGCCAAAGGGCTTATCTCCATTCAGGCGAAAAAGCGCAGTACCGTCAATGCCCGCGATCAGTGGAGTTTACTGGATATCGATGTCCTGAACTGGCTGGCGACAGGTAAAGTCGATGCCGAACTGGTGGAACAACTGATGGTCACGCGTCTGATGTTTGAACCCAATGTCGCCACGCTTGCGGCGCTGAATGCCAATGGTCACGATCTGGCCGCGATGGAAGATGCGCTCACACTGATGCGAAGCGGTCAGTTAGAAGCTGAAAAAGCCAAATTTGAAGCCGGCGATGTGGCCTTTCACCAGGCGCTACTCCGGGCCACACACAATCCTTTCCTGCTGGCGCTGGGCAATGCGCTTAGCGCCGCGATGGTACTCTCATTCCGTCAGACGCTGGAAGAAGACCTGCATGAAACTAAAACGGCGGTGGATGAGCATTTTCAATTGTTTGAAGCCATTCGCCTGCGCCAGGCAGATGACGCAAGGGCATTTATGCGCAGTATTCTGCTGCATGCCGCCGGAAAAAGTATCTGGCAGGATCGTCCAGCCTGCGTTGATCACCTTCTTTGA
- the rihC gene encoding ribonucleoside hydrolase RihC, with product MERLPIILDTDPGIDDAAAIAAALFAPHLDLQLMTTVAGNVSVEKTTRNALQLLHFWNADIPLAQGAATPLLRPLRDAAYVHGESGMEGYDFVEHDRQPLAKPAFIALRDALISAPEPITLVAIGPLTNIALLLMHYPECTFNIRRLVIMGGSAGRGNFTPNAEFNIAVDPEAAARVFESGIEIVMCGLDVTNQAMLTPDYLASLPTLNRTGKMLHALFSHYRSGTMRTGVRMHDLCAIAWLVRPDLFTVKPCFVAVEARGDYTAGMTVVDIEGRMNRPANVQVALEINVAGFQKWVAEVLALAP from the coding sequence ATGGAACGTCTGCCCATTATTCTCGACACCGATCCGGGCATTGATGATGCTGCGGCGATTGCTGCTGCGCTGTTTGCCCCTCATCTCGATCTGCAACTGATGACCACGGTCGCCGGTAATGTTTCCGTGGAAAAGACCACCCGCAACGCCCTGCAACTGCTGCATTTCTGGAATGCCGACATTCCCCTCGCCCAGGGGGCCGCCACGCCGCTGTTACGTCCGCTACGCGATGCCGCCTATGTTCACGGCGAATCCGGCATGGAAGGCTATGATTTTGTCGAGCATGACCGACAACCGCTGGCGAAACCGGCGTTTATCGCCCTTCGTGACGCGCTGATCAGCGCCCCGGAGCCGATCACGCTGGTGGCGATTGGTCCGCTGACGAATATTGCGCTGCTGCTGATGCACTATCCGGAGTGCACCTTCAACATCCGCCGTCTGGTGATCATGGGCGGTTCTGCCGGACGGGGAAATTTCACCCCTAACGCTGAATTCAATATCGCCGTCGATCCGGAAGCCGCAGCGCGCGTATTCGAAAGTGGCATTGAGATTGTGATGTGTGGGCTGGATGTCACAAACCAGGCGATGTTGACGCCGGATTATCTGGCCTCGCTGCCCACCCTCAATCGCACTGGAAAGATGTTACATGCCTTGTTCAGCCACTATCGCAGCGGGACAATGCGCACCGGCGTGCGAATGCACGATCTCTGCGCGATTGCCTGGCTGGTGCGTCCGGATCTGTTTACCGTCAAGCCGTGCTTTGTCGCGGTTGAAGCCCGGGGGGACTATACCGCCGGGATGACCGTGGTGGATATTGAAGGGCGGATGAACAGACCAGCAAACGTGCAGGTCGCTCTGGAAATTAATGTTGCAGGGTTCCAGAAATGGGTGGCAGAAGTTCTGGCACTGGCACCGTAA
- a CDS encoding glucose-6-phosphate isomerase family protein, with the protein MNLTFIQPPQVEWASGALSKGPLLRKSTRIQDLIEVFADEPARQQLAGEHVVYDVEMLATSSAEGELYTGVTHLYPGHVGGEYFMTRGHFHARREQGEVYFGLRGKGLLLLQNEHGQARLENVFAGSIHIIPGFTAHRLINTGNEVLSALAVWPAIAGHDYAALAKGFTLRVFEENQQIQVREVQNG; encoded by the coding sequence ATGAATCTTACTTTTATCCAGCCACCGCAGGTGGAATGGGCGAGTGGCGCGTTGTCAAAAGGACCGCTGTTACGTAAATCAACCCGCATTCAGGATCTCATTGAGGTTTTTGCCGATGAGCCTGCCCGGCAACAGTTGGCGGGCGAACACGTGGTGTATGACGTTGAGATGCTGGCGACCTCTTCGGCGGAAGGCGAACTCTATACGGGCGTGACGCATCTTTATCCCGGACATGTCGGCGGTGAATACTTTATGACCCGCGGGCATTTCCATGCGCGCCGTGAACAGGGCGAAGTCTATTTTGGCCTGCGCGGAAAGGGACTTTTGCTGCTGCAAAATGAGCACGGGCAGGCGCGACTGGAAAACGTTTTCGCCGGATCCATTCATATCATCCCAGGTTTTACCGCACACCGCTTAATCAACACCGGAAATGAGGTGCTCTCCGCGCTTGCAGTCTGGCCTGCTATCGCCGGACATGATTATGCGGCGCTGGCGAAGGGGTTCACCCTCAGGGTCTTTGAGGAAAATCAGCAGATTCAAGTAAGGGAGGTGCAGAATGGTTGA
- a CDS encoding glucose-6-phosphate isomerase family protein — protein MVDSASLYGLDMTVHRHPLGFSYGDDVTGPMPEIRRLDQIRASLRDPQCEGPEEVYAIAMDVARLQDREELKKRMLLFGVVTYAAGRLGEEPIRSQGHVHRVSQHSGWSPPELYEIWQGKAIIYMQEYVGDDPGRCFAVIAGPGEKVLVPPGWGHATISADPNEPLTFGAWCDREYGFEYEAVRAHKGLAWYPLLQGDHVIWQHNPRYIAGRLQAVTPRQYTEFSLTSAPIYQQFISDPGRFQFISRPDKCAGLWQNFHP, from the coding sequence ATGGTTGACTCTGCCTCTCTTTATGGTCTGGATATGACCGTGCATCGTCATCCGCTTGGGTTCAGTTATGGGGATGACGTGACCGGGCCTATGCCGGAAATTCGCCGACTCGATCAGATTCGTGCTTCGCTGCGTGATCCGCAGTGTGAGGGACCGGAAGAGGTATACGCTATCGCGATGGACGTGGCGCGTCTGCAGGATCGCGAGGAGCTAAAAAAACGCATGCTGTTGTTCGGTGTGGTGACCTATGCCGCGGGTCGGTTGGGTGAAGAACCGATTCGTAGTCAGGGACATGTGCATCGTGTGAGTCAGCACAGCGGGTGGTCTCCGCCAGAGTTGTATGAGATCTGGCAGGGGAAAGCGATCATCTACATGCAGGAATATGTTGGGGACGATCCTGGTCGCTGCTTTGCGGTGATCGCAGGACCCGGTGAAAAAGTGCTGGTGCCGCCCGGTTGGGGACATGCGACGATATCCGCCGATCCGAATGAGCCGTTAACCTTTGGCGCGTGGTGCGATCGGGAATATGGTTTTGAATATGAGGCTGTGCGGGCGCATAAAGGGCTGGCGTGGTATCCGTTATTACAGGGTGACCACGTCATCTGGCAGCACAACCCGCGCTATATTGCCGGGCGATTGCAGGCCGTCACGCCTCGTCAGTATACGGAGTTTTCACTGACTTCAGCGCCAATCTATCAGCAATTTATATCCGACCCGGGGCGCTTTCAGTTTATCTCTCGCCCGGATAAATGCGCAGGGCTGTGGCAGAACTTCCATCCATGA
- a CDS encoding PTS system mannose/fructose/sorbose family transporter subunit IID produces the protein MEERTLTRKDLRRCWRAWMMHNLSSMSFERLESFGFCLSMLPVAKKLYPDAAQRTEMLRRHASFYNTEPQIGAIVNGMALGLEEKKANGEPIDGETINTLKVGLMGPIAGIGDSMIPGMLIPILLSIGMALAAGGNILGPLFYTVAWLAIIIPGSWFLFLKGYKMGSGSVEILVSSKSTRLREALSLLGVFVMGGVAASYVKLGTGMEFITKDGVNIHVQQMLDGIFPQLLPLVVVLGTWYLMAKRGVSPVKAMVLLLILAALGVATGLFAG, from the coding sequence ATGGAAGAACGTACGCTGACCCGTAAAGATCTTCGCCGCTGCTGGCGGGCCTGGATGATGCATAACTTATCGTCGATGAGTTTTGAACGTCTGGAATCTTTTGGATTTTGTCTGAGCATGTTGCCGGTGGCGAAAAAGCTCTATCCCGATGCCGCACAACGAACCGAAATGTTGCGTCGACACGCCTCGTTCTACAATACCGAACCCCAGATTGGCGCCATTGTGAATGGAATGGCGCTGGGGCTGGAAGAGAAAAAAGCGAACGGGGAGCCGATCGACGGAGAGACGATCAACACCCTTAAGGTGGGTTTAATGGGTCCCATTGCCGGGATCGGTGATTCCATGATCCCTGGGATGTTGATCCCCATCCTGCTCAGTATCGGCATGGCGCTGGCGGCAGGCGGCAATATCCTCGGTCCCTTGTTTTATACCGTCGCCTGGCTTGCGATCATCATTCCCGGCTCATGGTTCTTGTTTCTGAAAGGCTACAAAATGGGCTCCGGCTCGGTAGAAATACTGGTGAGCAGCAAGTCCACTCGTCTGCGCGAAGCCTTATCGCTGTTAGGTGTTTTCGTTATGGGGGGCGTCGCAGCCAGCTACGTGAAGCTTGGAACCGGGATGGAGTTTATTACCAAAGATGGTGTGAATATCCATGTTCAGCAGATGCTGGATGGCATTTTCCCGCAATTGCTGCCGCTGGTCGTCGTTCTCGGTACCTGGTATCTGATGGCAAAACGCGGTGTCTCACCGGTAAAAGCGATGGTTTTACTGCTGATACTGGCCGCGCTTGGCGTCGCAACAGGTCTGTTTGCAGGTTAA
- a CDS encoding PTS mannose/fructose/sorbose/N-acetylgalactosamine transporter subunit IIC, whose amino-acid sequence MIIEAMLIGILCYLGALSSPWLLGLTGGWYLITRPLISGTLVGIILGDMKTGIMIGVAVQAVYIAMVTPGGSMPADLNFVAYPAIALGILSGKGPEVAVALAATIGIAGTILFNAMMVLNSFWNHRADAALDRGDERGIYLNSAIWPQVTNFVLRFVPTFIAVYFGAQYISGFMDSLPKMVLSTMNVLGGILPAVGIAILLKQIIKNYTMLIYFLVGFVCIVFLKLNMVALVIVGSLLALIHYNYKPEPPQAANATSVTRDDEDEF is encoded by the coding sequence ATGATTATCGAAGCGATGTTGATTGGCATTCTGTGTTATCTCGGCGCCCTCAGCAGCCCCTGGCTGTTGGGACTGACGGGCGGCTGGTATTTAATCACTCGACCGCTGATTTCCGGCACGTTGGTCGGGATTATTCTCGGTGACATGAAAACCGGGATCATGATTGGCGTTGCGGTTCAGGCAGTATATATCGCGATGGTCACGCCCGGCGGCTCAATGCCTGCCGATCTCAACTTTGTGGCTTACCCGGCCATTGCATTGGGGATCCTCTCAGGCAAAGGCCCGGAGGTCGCGGTCGCCTTAGCCGCTACCATCGGGATTGCCGGGACCATCTTATTTAATGCGATGATGGTACTGAACTCTTTCTGGAACCATCGTGCCGATGCGGCACTGGATCGGGGCGATGAGCGGGGAATTTACCTGAACAGCGCCATCTGGCCTCAGGTGACAAACTTTGTCCTGCGTTTTGTGCCCACCTTTATTGCGGTTTACTTTGGCGCACAGTACATCAGCGGTTTTATGGACAGCCTGCCGAAGATGGTGTTGTCGACAATGAACGTACTGGGCGGCATTCTGCCCGCCGTCGGGATTGCAATTCTGCTCAAGCAGATCATCAAAAATTACACCATGTTGATCTACTTCCTCGTCGGTTTCGTCTGCATCGTCTTTTTAAAACTCAACATGGTCGCGCTGGTGATCGTCGGTTCACTGTTGGCGCTGATCCACTATAACTACAAGCCGGAACCGCCGCAGGCTGCAAACGCGACGTCGGTTACCCGCGATGATGAGGATGAATTCTGA
- a CDS encoding PTS system mannose/fructose/N-acetylgalactosamine-transporter subunit IIB, producing the protein MSISFVRIDDRVIHGQLVTRWAKELPCDGIVAIDDAVAADPLLSSVMKGAVQDTKVWLFDTATAIEKLPKVIASEKRYFVIGKSPVTLMRIEEAGISLHNANGKINVGPMSARADTTTIGPNQSVNAQEIAAFDWLTQRGHQVEFRLVPDASCYSWQDARQKLK; encoded by the coding sequence ATGAGTATTTCTTTTGTCCGTATCGATGACCGCGTTATTCATGGGCAGCTCGTCACACGTTGGGCCAAAGAGCTGCCCTGCGATGGCATTGTCGCCATTGACGATGCCGTCGCGGCCGATCCCCTGCTCTCCTCGGTGATGAAAGGCGCCGTGCAGGACACCAAAGTCTGGTTGTTTGATACCGCCACCGCGATTGAGAAACTGCCCAAAGTCATCGCCAGTGAGAAACGTTATTTCGTGATTGGCAAATCGCCGGTCACGCTGATGCGCATCGAAGAAGCGGGTATCAGTCTGCACAACGCCAACGGCAAAATTAACGTCGGTCCAATGAGTGCGCGCGCCGACACCACGACAATTGGCCCTAATCAATCAGTCAATGCACAGGAGATCGCCGCCTTTGACTGGCTGACGCAGCGCGGGCATCAGGTTGAATTCCGGCTGGTGCCGGATGCCAGTTGTTACAGCTGGCAGGATGCGCGCCAGAAGCTGAAATAA